The genomic segment CGACTACAACGTCGCCAAAGGCAGCACGCCGTTCCGCCAGGGGATGCACGACGGCCTGCGATTCGCCCAGGACGCCGTGGCGGACCTCTTGACGCGCCACGGCCACACCGCCGAGGTCGAGCCCCGGGACTGGGACTTCTGAGTAACTCGCCCGTGCGCAGCCCGCGTCAGGCTCCGGACCGGCGGACGAGGCGTGCGATGGCCTCGGCCGCGGCGGGGTAGCGGGATGCCAGGTCCGCCTCCACGCCCAACTCGAACCCGCTCTGATTGAACGGCGGCGCCATGGTGGTGCCGACGAGCGACCACTCGCCGGTGGTGGCGGCTCCCATCCAGGTGCCGGCCGGGACGGCGACACAGGGTCGCTGGCCTCGCCCGAGGTCGTTGCCCAGGGTCGGTGCGGCGATGCTGCCGTCGGACGCCAGCAGGAGCATCTCCACCGCCGCGCCGGCGTAGTGGTGCCACAGCTCGGGCCCATCCTGGCGGTGCATGGCCGAGAAGTTGCCGGATCGCATGACGTAGTAGATGGCCGAACTGTGCTCGTCGCGCCACGTCTCGGTGAAGTACCCCTCGTTGTCCGGCAGCAGCTCCAGACCGAGCAGGCCGATGATGTCGGAGGCTCGCATCTGCGCAGCCTACGGTTCGCAATACGTTCAACACATCGATCCGGTAGTCCGGGGTGGTCGTGCTACCCCGTGATTGTGCTACCCCGCAAGGAGTCCTCCAGCGTCGCCCGGAACCGCTCCGCCAGGCGAATGCCGCCCCCCGAGCGCGGCGAACGTGCCGGTGAACAGCACGAAGCGGTCGGGGCTCAGATGCCGCCGATGGGTCCGAGGGCTCGGCGGTAGGCGAGGGCGGCGGCGTCGGGGCCGCGGAGGTGGAGTTCCTCGGTGAGGCGGACTGGTAGCGGCACGGGGCGCTGGCTCTCCACGACGCGGCGGTCGCCCTCCATGATCACGTGGGTGAACTCGTGGAATCCGGTTCGATCGACGCCCAGGTCGTAGTTCCGGGACAGCCAGAGGAACAGCTCGTTGGAGTCGTCGTTGGTGGGGCGGCACGCCAGCGACACCACAGTGCTATGGCCGTCGGGGGTGCCCTTGCGCAGGTGCACGCTGAACGGCAGCCACAGGAAGTACTCCCAGTGCACCTCGGTCCCGCTGGGGGAGTGCACCCCGCCCGGCTCGAGCGCCTTGTAGCTGACGTAGAAGCCGTAGTCGGTTTCGGACACGTCGTAGGGGCCGGTCACCGTTTGGTCGCGGCTGCCCAGCAGCCCGTCGTGGAGGAACGGGAAGTGCGAGACGTCGAGGAAGTTCTCGACGGTCCGAGCCGCTGAGGCGTGCCACGAGTAGCGGTGGCTGTACCAGATCTCGACGTTGGGGTCGTCCCACTCGCCGCCGGGCCACTCGGTTATTGGCCCCGCCGGGTCGGCCAGGGCAACCCAGACGAGCCCGTAGCGCTCGGCGGTGGGGAAGCTGTTGACCCTGGCACCCGACGGGATCACCGAGCCGGGCTCCAGCGCGGGGATATTCACGCAGCGTCCGTCGCCGTTGTACTCCCAGCCGTGATAAGGGCAGACGATGCAGCCCTCCGGGGTGGTCCAGCCCAGCGATAGGGCGGTTCCCCGGTGGATGCAGAGGTCCTCCATGACGCGGGCCTGCCCGCTGTCGCGGTAGGCCACCAGTCGCCGCCCCAGCAACTCGAATCCGATCGGCGCGTCGGGGGTCACTTCGGCCGATTCCAGCACCGGATGCCAGTAGTTCGTGAGGTCGGGAGCGCTGGGCTCGATGTCGTCGAGGGTCGCAGCAGTGGCTGTCGTGGTCATGATTCCCCCTTGATGCGAGTCTGGCTACTCCCGATGGTGGTCGATCCCGAAGAACGTGGCCTGCAGCAGCTCCTCGTCCAGCATGTCCTCAGCCGGCTGTGACGATCCCAGCACGCCGGAGTTCATGACATAGACCCTGTCCACGTGCGGCAGGCACAGCATGGGGCTCTCCTCGATGACCCACAGCACCGATGTGCCCTGCTCGCGGACGGCCACGATGTCGGCGATGCGCGCCTGCACGATGGATGGGGCCAGACCGGTGGTGGGCTCGTCGAGCGCCAGGAAGCGGGGCTCGGAGATCATCGCCGAGGCGATGGCCAGCATCTGGCGCTCGCCGCCTGACAGCGTGCCGGCGCGGGCTCGGCGCAACTCCTGCAGCGCCGGGAAGGATTCCAGCATCTCACCGATGCGGCGGTGCTGGGTGCGCGCGTGCTCGTGCAGCAGGCTGACGGCGAGATTGTCGTAGACCGTGAGTTCCGGGAACGTGCTGCCCTCCTGGGGGACGTAGGCCATCCCGAGCTTGGCGCGGGCTCCCGGGGTGGTCGGGCCGAGGTCCTCGTCGCCGAAGGTCATCGTGCCGCCGCGCAACGCCAGCAGCCCGAACAGCGTCTTCAACAGGGTCGACTTGCCGGCGCCGTTCGGCCCGATCACCGCCACGATCTCCGCCGGGGCCACCGCCAGGCTCACGCCGTGCAGGATGGGCAGGTCGCCGTAGCCGGAGTCCACGTCGCGGAGCACCAGGCTCGGTGCCGGGGACCGGTCCACGGAGGTGCCGGCGGCCGACTCGTCGCTCACGTGTCCGCTCCCATGTACACCTGGCGCACCAGTGGGTTGGCGGCGATCTCCTCGGGGGTCCCCTCGGCGATGATCCGCCCGTTGGCCATGGTGTGCACGTAGTCGGCCACGTCGAGCACGAAGGAGAGGTTGTGGTCGATGATCATGAGGGCGATGCCACTGCGATGCACGTCACGGATCAGTTCGGAGAGCCGCGAGATCGCACCGGGGTTGACTCCGGCCGCGGGTTCGTCCAGAAGCAGCAGCCGGGGCTGGGCCATGAGTTGCCGGGCCAACTCGGCGAGCTTGCGGTCGCCGGCGGCCAACTCGTCCACCGGCGTGTCGATCAGTTCGTTCAGCCCCAGGTGCTGCAGGATGCCGTCGGCTCTCTCAGAGAGTTCGGCGGTCTCGCGCCGGCCCCGCCACGTCAGCATGTTGGACAGCACCGAATGCGAGGCGCCCGCCACCTGCAGGCTCTCCCAGACGGTCATGGTGGGGAAACCCACCGGCGTCTGGAAGGTGCGCACGACGCCGCGCCGGGACATGTCCCAGGGGGCCAGGCCGGTCACCGGGCGGCTGTCGAACGTGATGTTGCCGGCGTCGGCGCGCTCGTAGCCGGTGAAGATGTTGAACAGTGTCGTCTTGCCGGCGCCGTTGGGTCCGATGAGGGCGGTGATGCGATCCGGGTACAGATCCAGGGACACGTCGTGCACGGCCACGTTGCCCCCGAAGGCCTTGTGCAGGCCGTGCGTGCTCAGCAGGGCGCTGCCGGCGTTGTGCTCCGGGGCGTTCACGGCGCCACCCCCTGCGGGGCGTCGGGGCTTCCGCGCAGGCGCCGCATTCGCGACGCAACGGCGGCCCCGACGGTTCCGGCGAGGTCGAAGGCGGAGTCGACGGCTCCGTCGAGGAGGGTCGGCCGGCGGGCCCTCTCCCCGAACGTCTTGCGCTCCGAGAGCAGGCCCTCTGGGCGGAAGCGCAGCACCAGCACCAGCAGCAGGCCGATGGCCAGGGGATGCACGGCCACCAGCACGTTGCGGAACTCCAGCGGCACCTCGATCAACTCCACCAACTCGGTGAAGAGCAGCAGGACTGCCACGCCCAGCACGGCGCCGAAGCGGCTGGCGATGCCGCCGAGTACCAGCGCGGTCCATGCGGTGAACGTGAACTGCGGCTCGAAGACGCTGGGATTGGCGTAACTCAGCCACCACAGGTACAGCGGGGCGACGCCGCCCACGGCGATGCCCACCAGCACGAAGGTCTGCAGGCGCAGCCAGCTGACGCGGATTCCCAGCGACAGCGCCGCCGGCTCGTTGTCGCGCATGGCCCGCAGCGCCCGCCCGTAGCCCGAGCGGCTGACCCGCCGGGTCAGCCCGTAGACGAGCAGCGCAGCCCCCCAGGTCACGGCGAGCAGGACGGCTCGCAGGGGGTTGCGTTCGAAAAAGCTCTCGAACGGCCGGGCCACGCTGTAGAAGCCCACCGTCCCGTGGGTGACGCCGCGCAGGTTGATCGCCAGCTGGCGGAACACCTCCGCGAAGGCGAATGTGATGATCAGGAAATACTCGCGCCGTGCTCGCAGCGCAGGCAGCCCCACGAGGAATGCCACGATGCCGGTCATCGCCATGGCTGCTAGGATTCCGGCCCAGACGGGCCAACCGGGGGCGTAGGTCACGTCGAATTCGCCGGGGGGGTTGGTGGTGATGGTGTAGGTGTAGGAGCCGATGGCGAGCAGCCCCACGATGCCCAGGTCCCACATGCCGCCCCATCCCGCCTCCACGTTCAGCAGCATGGTGACCGCGGCGTAGATGCCGATGAGAGTGAAGAGGCTCAGCCAGAACGTGGGCGACCCCAGGGCGCTGAGGGCGGCGAACGTGCTCATGCGGCCTGCTCCGCCCGGCGGCGCGTGCTGAACAAGCCCTCTGGGCGCACGAGCAGTACCAGGATCAGCGCGCCGAACGCCACGACCAGGCGGTACGCGGTCGGGATCCACAGGGCGCTCACCTCCATCGCAAGCCCCAGGAGCACGGCCGCGGCCATGACCCCCATGATGCTGCCGGTGCCGCCCAGCACGGCCGCGGACAGGATCACGAGGATGTTCTCCCATCCCAGCGGGCTGGTGACGCCGCCGCGGCGCACCGCGATCATCAACCCGGCCATGGCGGCCAGCGCCGAGCCGATGAACCACACGACACTGGAGACCACCCGCACCGGGATGCCGCGCACCGCCGCCAGGGCGGGATTCGAGGCCGCGGCGCGCAGCCAGCGACCCATGCGCGTCAGAGACAGGAAGAACTGCAGACTCAGCACCGCGCCCAGCGACAGCAGGATCATGCCCAACTCGCCGGTGGCGATGACGAGGGCGTCGTGCTGGGCGCCGAAGCCGTCGCTCCGGGTCGACAGCCCGAGGACGACGGCGGCCGCCACGGCGGCGAGAGCCAGCGTCACCCCAGTCCCGCGAGCCGCCCACAACTCGCCCCAGGTGCCGGCGACCTCGCGGTGCTCGGCGCGGCGGGAGCGGTTGGCCAAGAGCCAGCCCACCAGCGCCGACAGCACGGCGGCCAGCACCAGAACCAGCACGAACTCGGGCACCGAGAACTCGATGCGGCTGCCGAAGCCCACCGGCACCTTGCGCAGAATGGTGCCGAAGATGGCGATGATCGCCCCGTAGATGACGAAGGCGAGTCCGATGGACGTGAAGAGCAACACGTTCCCGCCCTTGTCCATCACCGGCTTGAAGACCACGATCCCCAGGGCAACGCCCAGGACGCCCACGAGCAGCATGGATACAACCCCGGCCACGAAGACGTTCAGTCCGGCGTCGGTGATGAGGATGATGGACAGGAATGCGCCGAGAGCCAGCATCTGCCCGTGGGCGATGTGCAGGATGTTCTCGGTCTGGCGGATGAGGGCGAACCCGACCGTGGCGGCGGCCAGCACCCCCCCGGTGGTCAGTCCGAAGATGACGTGTTGCACGCGAAAAGAATCGGATCTCGGGGCGACCCCGCCGTCGCGCGGGGTCGCCCCGGAGTGATCCTGGGTCTGGGTAGCCTAGCGGCCGAGGCTTGCGTCGAGTTCGACGACCTCGCGCTCGGTGTAGCTGCCACCGACGATGTGCTGCACGGCGACCTTGGGCGAGACCAGGTTGCCGGTCGTGGTGTGCAACTCGATCGAGCCCGAGGGGCCGTCGTAATCGATCTGCTCGCCGCGCTCGAGCGCTGCGACGCCGTCGGCGTACGTGTACACCTTGGTGCCCGGCGCGTTCACGATGTTGTAGATCTGAGCGGCGACGGCGGGACCGTCGGTGGACTCGGCGGCCGTCATCGCCAACGCCAGCACGATGTACTGGTCGAACTGGTTGGTCTCGTAGAAGCCCGTTGGAGGCGCCTTGCCGGCGTACTCCTGGTGCGCCGCGGCGAAGGCCGTGTACGCCGGGGAGCCGAAGTCATCGGTGACCTGGGCGGCCAGGATCCGGCCGGTCGGCAACTCTGCGGCTGTCTCGGCGATGTCGGGCACCTGCAGGTCAGGGGAGACCAGGATCTGTGCGTCGTAGCCCCTGGCGATGTATTCACGGATGATCGGGATCCCGGCCTGGGGGCCGGCACCGATGTAGACGGCGTCGGGATCGCCCGCGAACGCCTGCTCGACCTCGGCCTGGTAGCTGTCGCTGCCGGGAGCGAATCGCACGTCGGCGATGATCTCACCGCCGACCTTGTTCTCCCAGACGTCCTTGAACACGTTGGCCGGGCTCTCGGTGCCCTCGGTCTGCTGCACCAGCATGGCCACCCGGGTGAAGCCCAGGTCGCGGGCCAACTGCGCGGAGATGATCCCGTAGGTGGTGTCCGATGCGGTGATGCGCCAGATGTAGTTGCCGCCCTCGGTGTCCAGCACCGTCGTGCCGCAGGCCGGGCACATGGTCGGCATCTCGTCCTCCGCCACGGTGTTCAGCAGGGCCACGGCGCCGTCAGACTCGACGCCGCCGAGTGCGTCGATCTCCTCACGGATCCGGTTGTAACCCGTGACCGCGCCCTCCGGCGTGGACAGGTTGTCCTGCACCACGAGTTCGGCGTCGCGGCCCAGGATGCCGCCGCTCTCGTTGATCACGCCGATAGCGGCTTCCGCGCCGTCCTGGCTGGGCGGACCCCACTCGGCGTAGTCCCCAGAGAGTCCGGCGAGGAAGCCGAGCTTGACCGGCCCCTCGTCGTCGTCGCCGCAGCTGAGGACGACACCGCCCAAGACCACGATCGTGAGCAATGACAGGAAAATGCGTCGCACGTTTCCCCTCCCAGTTGTCTTTCAACCCGTCAGATTCGAGACCTCAGTCCGCGGGCACCAAGGCACGCAGCGCTTCAATCCCATTGAAGAGACAGTAGCAGGGCTGCCGTGACGGTGTGAAACCAGCGGCAGGCGGCGTCGCACTAGGCAGGGGTTGCCGCGGTCCTTCCGGCCATGGCGAGAGCCAGCTCGTCCATGTCGAGATCGCTCACGGAGCATTCCAGCATGATGCGGCCCCGGAACAGCACGATGAGGCGGTCGCTCAGCTTCAGCAACTCCTCGAGATCCATCGAGAGCAGCAGCACGGCGGCGTCGCTCCCCTTGACGTCGAGCAGCCGCCGGTGCACGTATTCGATGGCACCCACGTCCAGGCCCCACGTAGGGTTGTCCGCCACGAGCACGCGTGGCTCCCGCGACAGCTCCCGGGCGAGGACCACCTTCTGCTGGTTGCCGCCGGAGAGGCTCGAGGCCAGCAGGTCGGGGTCGGGCGGCCGGACGTCGTACTCCTCGAGCAGTTCCCGGGAACGGCGTCGGACGCGCCGCCAATCCAGGAGGCCGCGCCGGTTGTAGGCACCGGCGGGGATGTCGGACATGGCGATGTTCTCCGCCACGGTCATGTCGAGGATCAGGCCCCAGGCGTGGCGGTCCTCGGGGATCACCGCCAGGCCGGCGCTGCGCAGGGCGCTCGTGCCGGCTCCGGTCACGTCCTCGCCGGCGACGTGGACGGTGCCGGATTCCGCCTCGTCGAGCCCGCAGATGCAGTTGACCAGGGTGCGCTGCCCGTTGCCCTCGACACCCGCCACGCCGAGGATCTCGCCGGGTCGCACGATGAAGGACATGTCGTCGAGATGGTCGGCGCCCTCGCCGGGAGCGTTCAGTTGGCGGACCTCCAGCAGTGGGACGTCGTCGGTCCAGGGGGCGTGGTCGCTCTCGACGGCGGTGATCTCATGGCCGGTCATGGCCCGCGTGAGGCTGCGCTCGTCGAATTCGCCGCGTTCGGTCGTGCCGACCTTGTGGCCGCCGCGCAGCACGGTGACCCGGTCGGCCACCTCCATGACCTCACCAAGCTTGTGGGTCACGAGCACGATCGAGCAGCCGCGGTCGCGCAGGTCGCGCAGGATCTCCAGCAGGTTCTCGATCTGGCGGGGGCCCAGCAGGGAGGTGGGCTCGTCCAGGATCAGGATGGTGGCGCCGCGGTAGAGCACCTTGAGGATCTCGACCCGCTGCTGGAGATCGACGGGAAGGTTCTGCACCTGCACGTGGGGATCCAGCGGCATGCCGAAGCGCTCGGCCAAGTCGGTTGTCTCGGTGCCGATGGCGCCGCGCCTGAACCGGAGATCGGTGGCGGGCCGCGATCCCAGCACGATGTTCTCGGCGACACTGAAGGTGGGGACCAGCGAGAAGTGCTGGTGCACCATGCCGATACCCAGTTCGAGAGCGTCGTGCGGGGAGTGGATGTCGGCCTGGGAACCGCGCACCCGAACCGTCCCGGCATCGGGGAGGACGTGGCCGAACATCACGTTCATCAGCGTCGTCTTGCCGGCGCCGTTCTCGCCCAGCAGCACGTGGATCTCACCGGCGCGCAGGTCGAAGTCGATGTCCACGTTCGCTCGCGTCTCGCCGTAGCTCTTGGAGATGCCGTGCAGTTCGACGACGCTGCCGTTGGTTGATGCGCTCACGGCGGGCTGCTCCTCTAGTCCGCGGACACGTTGCCGCCGTCGCCGCCGGCGGTCATGGCGCGCCACACCTTCTCGGGTGTCATCGGCATGTCCAGGTGGCGAACGCCGAACGGCGCCAACGCGTCGATCACCGCGCTCTGCACCGCGGGTGTGGCGCCGACCGTGCCGGCCTCGCCGATGCCCTTGGCGCCGAGCGGGTTGAGCGGCGTGGGTGTGTTGTTCCGGTGGGTCTCGAAGTCGCAGAACTCCGCCGCCGAGGGGATGAGGTAGTCCCCGAAGTTGGTGGTTCGCGGGCCGGCGCCGGCGTCGTAGACCATCTCCTCCCACAGCGCCTGCGCGATGCCCTGGGCGATGCCGCCGTGCTGCTGCCCCTCGGCCAGGAGCGGGTTGATGACGTTGCCGCAGTCGTCCACGCAGAGGTGGCGCAGCTGGCGGACGCCCCCGGTCTCGGTGTCCACTTCCACGACGGCCACGTGCGTGCCGAAGGGGAAGGTCCGGGCACCCTGGTCGAAGTCACACTCGGCGGCGAGCGGCTCGGGGGAGAGTTCGGCCAGCCTGCTCCACGAGAGCACCGTGTCGGGCGATCCGGCCACGCCGAGGCCCTCCCCGTGATAGACCGCGATGTCGTCCACGTTGGCCTCGAGATGCTCGGCGGCCAACTGGCGGGCCTGGTCCACCACGGCCGCCGCGGCGCGGTCGATCGCCGATCCGCCCAGTTGCAGGGAGCGGGAGCCGTAGGTGCCGTTGCCGCGAGGAACAAGGTCGGTGTCGGACTGGACGACGGTGATGTGCTCCCAACCGATGCCCAGTTGCTCCGAAGCGATCTGGGCGTAGGTGGTCTGGTGGCCCTGCCCATGGGACGACACACCCGACAGGACGGTGACCGCGCCGTCGTCGTGGACCTCCACCGAGCCGAAGTCGTTGCTGGGACCGTTGCCGGTCACCTCGATGTAGTTGGCCACGCCGATGCCGAGCTGGTGGCGGTCGCCACGGCCGCGCCGCTCGGCCTGCTCGGCGCGCAAATCCTCGTAGCCGACGAGCTCGACGGCGCGTTCCATCGCCGCCAGGTAGTCACCGGCGTCGTAGACGGCCCCGGTGGGGGTCTCGACGGGGTCGCTGTGGGTCTCGATCAGGTTCCGGTGCCGCACCTCGACCGGGTCCATGCCCAGCTCGGCCGCCAGGAGGTCCATGGCCCGCTCCACCGTCGCGGCCGCCTCGGGCCGCCCGGCCCCTCGCAGGGCGCCGGTGGGTGCGGTGTTGGTCACAACGCTTCTTGCCCTGAAGTCGATCCGCGGGATCCGGTAGGTGCCCGAGGCCATCATCTTGGTGTAGAAGGTGAGCCAGGCACCGATGTCGGGGTAGGCCCCGGCGTCCTGGGTGACGCTCCACTTCATGCCCACGACGGTGCCGTCGGACCTCGCTCCGATCTCCACGTCCTGGACTTGGCCACGGGCGTGGCCCATGTGGAGCATGTTCTCGGTGCGGGACTCGATCCAGAGAAGCGGCTCGCCGAGCCGCACAGCCAAGGCTGTGGTCACCACCTGCTCCACGTAGGCGTGGCCCTTGGCTCCGAACCCGCCGCCGGTTGCCGGAACCACGACATGGATCCGGTCGATGTCGAGTTCCAGGCAGTCGGCGATGGTCCGCTGGACCGAGAACGGGCACTGGGTGGGGACCCAGAGCCGCAGGCGCCCCTGACCGTTGTCGCTGTCGACGTTCGGAATCGCCAGGATCCCGTTGGTCTCCATTGGCGCCGGCGCGATCTTCTGGTTCACGTATCTGAACGACACCACCACGTCGGCGTCGTCGAGGGCTCCCGGGTCCTCGGTCGGATCGACTTCGAAGACGACCTCGGTGGCCGCCATCGGGTCTGAGACGCCCGGCAGCTCCTCGATCTCGACGGTGACTTCCTCGGCCCGGTCACGAGCCTCCGCAAGCGAGTCGGCCACGACGACGGCGACGGGATCGCC from the bacterium genome contains:
- a CDS encoding cupin domain-containing protein codes for the protein MRASDIIGLLGLELLPDNEGYFTETWRDEHSSAIYYVMRSGNFSAMHRQDGPELWHHYAGAAVEMLLLASDGSIAAPTLGNDLGRGQRPCVAVPAGTWMGAATTGEWSLVGTTMAPPFNQSGFELGVEADLASRYPAAAEAIARLVRRSGA
- a CDS encoding aromatic ring-hydroxylating dioxygenase subunit alpha is translated as MTTTATAATLDDIEPSAPDLTNYWHPVLESAEVTPDAPIGFELLGRRLVAYRDSGQARVMEDLCIHRGTALSLGWTTPEGCIVCPYHGWEYNGDGRCVNIPALEPGSVIPSGARVNSFPTAERYGLVWVALADPAGPITEWPGGEWDDPNVEIWYSHRYSWHASAARTVENFLDVSHFPFLHDGLLGSRDQTVTGPYDVSETDYGFYVSYKALEPGGVHSPSGTEVHWEYFLWLPFSVHLRKGTPDGHSTVVSLACRPTNDDSNELFLWLSRNYDLGVDRTGFHEFTHVIMEGDRRVVESQRPVPLPVRLTEELHLRGPDAAALAYRRALGPIGGI
- a CDS encoding ABC transporter ATP-binding protein; its protein translation is MSDESAAGTSVDRSPAPSLVLRDVDSGYGDLPILHGVSLAVAPAEIVAVIGPNGAGKSTLLKTLFGLLALRGGTMTFGDEDLGPTTPGARAKLGMAYVPQEGSTFPELTVYDNLAVSLLHEHARTQHRRIGEMLESFPALQELRRARAGTLSGGERQMLAIASAMISEPRFLALDEPTTGLAPSIVQARIADIVAVREQGTSVLWVIEESPMLCLPHVDRVYVMNSGVLGSSQPAEDMLDEELLQATFFGIDHHRE
- a CDS encoding ABC transporter ATP-binding protein; this translates as MNAPEHNAGSALLSTHGLHKAFGGNVAVHDVSLDLYPDRITALIGPNGAGKTTLFNIFTGYERADAGNITFDSRPVTGLAPWDMSRRGVVRTFQTPVGFPTMTVWESLQVAGASHSVLSNMLTWRGRRETAELSERADGILQHLGLNELIDTPVDELAAGDRKLAELARQLMAQPRLLLLDEPAAGVNPGAISRLSELIRDVHRSGIALMIIDHNLSFVLDVADYVHTMANGRIIAEGTPEEIAANPLVRQVYMGADT
- a CDS encoding branched-chain amino acid ABC transporter permease — protein: MSTFAALSALGSPTFWLSLFTLIGIYAAVTMLLNVEAGWGGMWDLGIVGLLAIGSYTYTITTNPPGEFDVTYAPGWPVWAGILAAMAMTGIVAFLVGLPALRARREYFLIITFAFAEVFRQLAINLRGVTHGTVGFYSVARPFESFFERNPLRAVLLAVTWGAALLVYGLTRRVSRSGYGRALRAMRDNEPAALSLGIRVSWLRLQTFVLVGIAVGGVAPLYLWWLSYANPSVFEPQFTFTAWTALVLGGIASRFGAVLGVAVLLLFTELVELIEVPLEFRNVLVAVHPLAIGLLLVLVLRFRPEGLLSERKTFGERARRPTLLDGAVDSAFDLAGTVGAAVASRMRRLRGSPDAPQGVAP
- a CDS encoding branched-chain amino acid ABC transporter permease, with the protein product MQHVIFGLTTGGVLAAATVGFALIRQTENILHIAHGQMLALGAFLSIILITDAGLNVFVAGVVSMLLVGVLGVALGIVVFKPVMDKGGNVLLFTSIGLAFVIYGAIIAIFGTILRKVPVGFGSRIEFSVPEFVLVLVLAAVLSALVGWLLANRSRRAEHREVAGTWGELWAARGTGVTLALAAVAAAVVLGLSTRSDGFGAQHDALVIATGELGMILLSLGAVLSLQFFLSLTRMGRWLRAAASNPALAAVRGIPVRVVSSVVWFIGSALAAMAGLMIAVRRGGVTSPLGWENILVILSAAVLGGTGSIMGVMAAAVLLGLAMEVSALWIPTAYRLVVAFGALILVLLVRPEGLFSTRRRAEQAA
- a CDS encoding ABC transporter substrate-binding protein, whose amino-acid sequence is MRRIFLSLLTIVVLGGVVLSCGDDDEGPVKLGFLAGLSGDYAEWGPPSQDGAEAAIGVINESGGILGRDAELVVQDNLSTPEGAVTGYNRIREEIDALGGVESDGAVALLNTVAEDEMPTMCPACGTTVLDTEGGNYIWRITASDTTYGIISAQLARDLGFTRVAMLVQQTEGTESPANVFKDVWENKVGGEIIADVRFAPGSDSYQAEVEQAFAGDPDAVYIGAGPQAGIPIIREYIARGYDAQILVSPDLQVPDIAETAAELPTGRILAAQVTDDFGSPAYTAFAAAHQEYAGKAPPTGFYETNQFDQYIVLALAMTAAESTDGPAVAAQIYNIVNAPGTKVYTYADGVAALERGEQIDYDGPSGSIELHTTTGNLVSPKVAVQHIVGGSYTEREVVELDASLGR
- a CDS encoding ABC transporter ATP-binding protein yields the protein MSASTNGSVVELHGISKSYGETRANVDIDFDLRAGEIHVLLGENGAGKTTLMNVMFGHVLPDAGTVRVRGSQADIHSPHDALELGIGMVHQHFSLVPTFSVAENIVLGSRPATDLRFRRGAIGTETTDLAERFGMPLDPHVQVQNLPVDLQQRVEILKVLYRGATILILDEPTSLLGPRQIENLLEILRDLRDRGCSIVLVTHKLGEVMEVADRVTVLRGGHKVGTTERGEFDERSLTRAMTGHEITAVESDHAPWTDDVPLLEVRQLNAPGEGADHLDDMSFIVRPGEILGVAGVEGNGQRTLVNCICGLDEAESGTVHVAGEDVTGAGTSALRSAGLAVIPEDRHAWGLILDMTVAENIAMSDIPAGAYNRRGLLDWRRVRRRSRELLEEYDVRPPDPDLLASSLSGGNQQKVVLARELSREPRVLVADNPTWGLDVGAIEYVHRRLLDVKGSDAAVLLLSMDLEELLKLSDRLIVLFRGRIMLECSVSDLDMDELALAMAGRTAATPA
- a CDS encoding xanthine dehydrogenase family protein molybdopterin-binding subunit, translated to MATAGSILGHSVLRREDAALLVGGRPYVDDLEIEARRVVFVRSDVPHGRIISISDGEGVYTAEDLHIPDMLAGPPAPSHFGRPALAIGTVGYVGDPVAVVVADSLAEARDRAEEVTVEIEELPGVSDPMAATEVVFEVDPTEDPGALDDADVVVSFRYVNQKIAPAPMETNGILAIPNVDSDNGQGRLRLWVPTQCPFSVQRTIADCLELDIDRIHVVVPATGGGFGAKGHAYVEQVVTTALAVRLGEPLLWIESRTENMLHMGHARGQVQDVEIGARSDGTVVGMKWSVTQDAGAYPDIGAWLTFYTKMMASGTYRIPRIDFRARSVVTNTAPTGALRGAGRPEAAATVERAMDLLAAELGMDPVEVRHRNLIETHSDPVETPTGAVYDAGDYLAAMERAVELVGYEDLRAEQAERRGRGDRHQLGIGVANYIEVTGNGPSNDFGSVEVHDDGAVTVLSGVSSHGQGHQTTYAQIASEQLGIGWEHITVVQSDTDLVPRGNGTYGSRSLQLGGSAIDRAAAAVVDQARQLAAEHLEANVDDIAVYHGEGLGVAGSPDTVLSWSRLAELSPEPLAAECDFDQGARTFPFGTHVAVVEVDTETGGVRQLRHLCVDDCGNVINPLLAEGQQHGGIAQGIAQALWEEMVYDAGAGPRTTNFGDYLIPSAAEFCDFETHRNNTPTPLNPLGAKGIGEAGTVGATPAVQSAVIDALAPFGVRHLDMPMTPEKVWRAMTAGGDGGNVSAD